A window of the Eulemur rufifrons isolate Redbay chromosome 6, OSU_ERuf_1, whole genome shotgun sequence genome harbors these coding sequences:
- the LOC138384532 gene encoding olfactory receptor 5B3-like: MENSTEVTEFILLGLTDAPELQVPLFMIFTFIYLINVVGNLGMILLILLDSHLHTPMYFFLSNLSLVDFCYCTAVTPKVMAGLLIGDKLISYNACAAQMFFFVALATVENFLLASMAYDRFAAVCKPLHYTTTMTTSVCARLAISSYVYSFLNASIHIRNTFSLSFCTSNQVHHFFCDLPAVLALSCSDRHVSELTLVFVASFNIFFGLLVILISYLLIFTTIMKMHSSAGHQKALSTCASHLTTVSIFYGTAIFMYSQPSSSHSMDTDKIASVFYTMVIPMLNPLVYSLRNKEVKCAFKKVVEKAELSLGLTS; the protein is encoded by the coding sequence ATGGAGAACAGCACGGAAGTGACTGAGTTTATCCTTCTAGGACTAACTGATGCCCCAGAACTACAAGTCCCTCTCTTCATgatattcacttttatttatctCATCAATGTGGTTGGGAATCTGGGGATGATCCTGTTGATTCTCTTAGACTCTCATCTCCACActcccatgtacttcttcctcagtAACCTGTCTCTGGTGGACTTTTGCTACTGTACAGCTGTCACTCCCAAGGTCATGGCTGGGCTCCTTATAGGAGACAAGCTCATCTCCTACAATGCATGTGCTGCTCAGATGTTCTTTTTCGTAGCCTTGGCCACTGTGGAAAATTTCCTCCTGGCATCAATGGCCTATGACCGCTTCGCAGCAGTGTGCAAACCTCTACATTACACCACCACCATGACGACAAGTGTGTGTGCACGTCTGGCCATAAGCTCCTACGTCTACAGTTTCCTGAATGCCTCCATCCACATTAGAAACACATTCAGTCTCTCTTTCTGTACGTCCAATCAGGTCCATCACTTTTTCTGTGACCTTCCAGCGGTCCTGGCCCTGTCTTGCTCTGACAGACATGTTAGTGAGCTAACTCTTGTTTTTGTAGCAAGTTTCAACATATTTTTTGGTCTCCTGGTTATCTTGATTTCCTACTTGCTCATATTTACCACCATTATGAAAATGCACTCATCTGCAGGACACCAAAAGGCTTTGTCCACCTGTGCTTCTCACCTCACTACAGTCTCTATCTTCTATGGAACAGCCATCTTCATGTACTCCCAGCCTAGCTCCAGTCACTCCATGGACACAGACAAAATCGCATCTGTGTTCTACACCATGGTCATCCCCATGCTGAACCCTCTGgtctacagcctgaggaacaagGAGGTCAAGTGTGCATTCAAGAAAGTTGTTGAGAAGGCAGAATTGTCTTTAGGGTTGACTTCTTAA
- the LOC138384533 gene encoding olfactory receptor 5B2-like yields MENSTEVNEFRLLGLTDTPELQVPLFVMFTLVYLITLIGNLGMIVLILLDSRLHTPMYFFLSNLSLADCVYSSAVTPKVILGLLTGDKVISYGGCVAQMFFFVAFASVDCFLLAVMAYDRHAAVCKPLHYTTTMTTSVCAHMVTGCYVWGFVESAIHTGFTFRLSFCHSNVVHHFFCDIPPILALSCSDIYMNEIVLFILASFNVAFALIVILTSYLFILIAILRMHSAEGQKKAFSTCASHLTAVTIFYGTVIFMYLQPSSSHSMDNDQMASVFYTIIIPMLNPIVYSLRNKEVNNAFKKAMEKMKTLLST; encoded by the coding sequence ATGGAAAATAGCACTGAGGTGAATGAGTTTAGACTCTTGGGGCTGACTGACACTCCAGAGCTGCAAGTCCCCCTCTTCGTAATGTTCACCCTCGTTTATCTCATCACCCTCATTGGAAACCTGGGGATGATTGTGTTAATTCTGCTGGACTCTCGTCTCCACACTCCGATGTATTTTTTCCTCAGTAATCTCTCTCTGGCAGACTGTGTTTACTCCTCTGCTGTTACTCCCAAAGTGATACTTGGGCTTCTCACAGGGGATAAAGTTATCTCCTATGGGGGATGTGTTGCTCAAATGTTCTTCTTCGTGGCTTTTGCCAGCGTTGACTGTTTCCTCCTTGCTGTCATGGCCTATGACCGTCACGCAGCAGTGTGTAAGCCCTTACATTACACCACCACCATGACTACCAGTGTGTGCGCTCACATGGTGACGGGCTGCTACGTCTGGGGCTTTGTTGAGTCAGCCATCCACACTGGGTTCACCTTCCGCCTCTCATTCTGCCATTCAAATGTGGTCCACCACTTTTTTTGTGATATCCCCCCAATCCTGGCTCTTTCCTGTTCTGACATCTACATGAATGAGATTGTGCTCTTTATCTTAGCATCTTTCAATGTTGCTTTTGCCCTTATAGTTATCTTGACTTCCTATCTGTTTATACTCATTGCCATCCTGAGGATGCACTCAGCAGAAGGACAGAAgaaagccttctccacctgtgctTCTCACCTCACTGCTGTCACCATATTCTATGGAACAGTCATCTTCATGTACCTACAACCCAGTTCTAGTCATTCGATGGACAATGACCAAATGGCATCTGTGTTTTATACCATAATAATTCCCATGTTGAACCCAATAGTCTACAGTCTAAGGAATAAAGAGGTTAATAATGCTTTCAAAAAAGCCATGGAAAAGATGAAGACTCTGCTCAGCACATAA
- the OR5B12 gene encoding olfactory receptor 5B12 codes for MENITEVTEFILAGLTDDPELQIPLFVIFLFIYLITLVGNLGMIGLILLDSRLHTPMYFFLSNLSLADFGYSSAVTPKVMAGFLTGDKIMSYIACVTQFFFFAAFITVESFLLASMAYDRYAAVCKPLHYTTTMTTNVCACLAIGSYVCGFLNASIHTGNTFRLSFCRSNVVDHFFCDAPPLLALSCSDSHISEMVIFFVVGFNALFSILVILISYLFIFITILKMHSSEGRQKAFSTCASHLTAVSIFYGTVIFMYLQPSSSHSLGTDKMASVFYAIVIPMLNPLVYSMRNKEVKSAFKKTVGKAKSSIGFKF; via the coding sequence ATGGAGAACATTACAGAGGTGACTGAATTCATTCTTGCGGGGTTAACCGATGACCCAGAACTGCAGATCCCGCTCTTCGTAATCTTCCTTTTCATCTACCTCATCACTCTGGTCGGGAACCTGGGGATGATTGGGTTGATTCTATTGGACTCTCGTCTCCACACACCCATGTACTTTTTCCTCAGTAATCTCTCCCTGGCAGACTTTGGCTATTCCTCAGCTGTCACTCCCAAGGTGATGGCAGGATTCCTCACAGGAGACAAAATCATGTCCTACATTGCTTGTGTCACTCAGTTCTTCTTCTTTGCAGCCTTTATCACAGTAGAAAGTTTCCTCTTGGCCTCAATGGCCTACGACCGCTATGCAGCAGTGTGTAAACCCCTGCATTACACCACCACCATGACAACAAATGTGTGTGCTTGTCTGGCCATAGGCAGCTATGTCTGTGGTTTCCTGAATGCTTCCATCCACACTGGGAACACTTTCAGGCTTTCTTTCTGTAGGTCCAATGTAGTTGATCACTTTTTCTGTGATGCTCCTCCTCTGCTGGCTCTCTCATGTTCTGACAGCCACATCAGTGAGATggttattttttttgtggtgggaTTCAATGCCCTCTTTTCAATCCTGGTAATCTTGATCTCCTACCTATTCATATTTATCACCATCCTGAAGATGCACTCATCTGAAGGACGCCAGAAGGCCTTTTCCACTTGTGCTTCCCACCTCACTGCAGTTTCCATCTTCTATGGGACAGTCATCTTTATGTACTTACAGCCTAGCTCCAGCCATTCCCTGGGCACTGACAAAATGGCATCTGTGTTCTATGCCATAGTCATTCCCATGCTGAATCCACTAGTCTACAGCATGAGGAACAAAGAGGTTAAGAGTGCCTTTAAAAAGACTGTTGGGAAGGCAAAGTCTTCTATAGgattcaaattttaa